GAACTCACCCTCATCGCGTGAGTCCTGGACGCAGCCGACCCCGTCACAGCCAGTGATGACTCGAGCAGCAAATCCGGTCGATCCCGACCGGGTAGTTGACGTGACGATGGCTCCACTTGCCCCATGATCAATGATGATTGCCAGTGGCAGATGGCCCTGCTGCTGTACCGCGGTAACTCCAGGCATTTGGCGCTCTGGTAGTCAGCACACCTGATTCCGGTGCTGGTTGGTGCTGATGTCCTCCCCCCTGAGACCGGAAGACCGCAGGTCCTAGCTCTGATCGGATGAGTAGTCGTACTTAATTACGCGATGTCTGGCCCTCGTGTGCACGGACACTGGGTCGTGACTCCGTCGAAAGGAGCCCCCGTGGAACCGAGTGGGCGACCACCAGGCACGGCGAAGTCAGCAGGCCGGCCAGATCCGAGCCGATGGCGGGCCTTGTGGGTCACGCTGGTGGCGGGCTTCATGATCCTGCTCGATGTGACGATCGTCGCGGTCGCGCTGCCCTCGATGCAAAGGGAACTGGGCGCCTCCCCGGCCGCAGTGCAATGGGTGGTGTCCGGGTATGCGCTGACGTTCGCGCTTGCGCTGGTGCCGGCCGGACGTCTTGGCGATGCGATCGGCCGACGCCGGATCTTCCTCGGAGCGCTCGCGGCCTTTGTCTTGTGCAGCGTCGCAGCGGGGGCGGCCCCGACGATCACCCTGCTCGTCATCGCCCGCATGGCGCAAGGAATCGCCGCCGGCTGCCTTGCTCCGCAGAATTCTGCGCTGATCCAACAGATGTTCACTGGAGCCGAGCGTGCTCGTGCCTTCGGGTTGTTCGGTGCCACTGTCGGCATCTCCAGTGCGGTCGGTCCGATCACCGGAGGCGTCATCCTCGCCTTGGCCACCGGACCCGAGGGCTGGCGCTGGATCTTCTTCGTCAACGTCCCCGTGGGTGCCGTGGCACTCGTACTCGGCTACCGGCTGCTGCCCCGCGTCGCCCCGGGCAGGAGGGGACACCTCGATCTGTCGGGCGTTGCCCTGATCGGTTGCGGTGTCCTGGCGGTCCTGCTGCCGTTGGTCCAAGCCGACTCCGGCGGCGTGCGCCGTCTGTGGTGGCTCTTCCCAGTAGGGGCACTGCTGCTGGTCGGCTTCGGGCGGTGGGAGCGCCGAGTCGCCGCCCAAGGCGGGGAACCGCTGCTGCATCCAAGGTTGATTACCGAAACCCGTGGCTATGCGAC
The DNA window shown above is from Streptomyces sp. NBC_01445 and carries:
- a CDS encoding MFS transporter, whose product is MSGPRVHGHWVVTPSKGAPVEPSGRPPGTAKSAGRPDPSRWRALWVTLVAGFMILLDVTIVAVALPSMQRELGASPAAVQWVVSGYALTFALALVPAGRLGDAIGRRRIFLGALAAFVLCSVAAGAAPTITLLVIARMAQGIAAGCLAPQNSALIQQMFTGAERARAFGLFGATVGISSAVGPITGGVILALATGPEGWRWIFFVNVPVGAVALVLGYRLLPRVAPGRRGHLDLSGVALIGCGVLAVLLPLVQADSGGVRRLWWLFPVGALLLVGFGRWERRVAAQGGEPLLHPRLITETRGYATGASLATLYFMGFSGVWIVFALFFQNGLGYSPLQSGLAVTPFAVGSAGAAVVAGRLVERMGRLLTVLGLVGVIAGLAAAALLLRFAPPSVAVWAAVPALLLGGIGSGFVISPNVTMTLRDVPVRMAGAAGGALQTGQRLGGAVGTAALPGTYYLVLTSSGDDYRLAVAASVGIGIAAILAALGIALIEWRTDRGATAAPCPPEVVHGHCHAAQS